The following proteins come from a genomic window of Coffea arabica cultivar ET-39 chromosome 11c, Coffea Arabica ET-39 HiFi, whole genome shotgun sequence:
- the LOC140016926 gene encoding protein PLANT CADMIUM RESISTANCE 2-like translates to MYSSNPYESQRPPAPSAPPTPPPVKGVPVMPQNYSYGDNYRPQAPGQFHANTPGSWSTGLCGCFSDVSNCCITCWCPCITFGQIAEIVDKGTTSCGTSGALYGLLAYLTGCACIYSCFYRSKMRRQYMLPESPCGDCLVHFCCETCALCQEYRELKIRGFDMPIGWQGNVEKQNGGVTTAPNFQGVMNR, encoded by the exons ATGTATTCTTCCAATCCCTATGAGTCTCAAAGGCCACCAGCGCCCTCGGCACCACCAACGCCACCGCCGGTGAAGGGCGTTCCGGTCATGCCCCAAAACTACAGTTATGGTGATAATTATAGGCCTCAAGCTCCAGGCCAGTTCCATGCTAATACACCAGGATCATGGTCTACCGGCCTTTGTGGCTGCTTTTCGGACGTATCAAATT GTTGCATAACATGTTGGTGTCCCTGCATAACCTTTGGACAAATTGCAGAAATTGTAGACAAAGGAACAACTT CCTGTGGAACAAGTGGGGCACTTTATGGGTTACTAGCCTATCTTACCGGTTGTGCATGCATATATTCTTGCTTCTACCGCTCCAAAATGAGGCGGCAATATATGCTGCCTGAAAGCCCTTGTGGGGATTGCCTAGTTCATTTTTGTTGTGAAACTTGCGCCTTATGTCAAGAATATCGTGAGCTCAAAATTCGTGGATTCGACATGCCAATTG GTTGGCAAGGAAATGTGGAGAAACAAAATGGTGGAGTGACAACTGCACCGAATTTCCAAGGAGTAATGAACCGATGA